One window from the genome of Spirosoma rhododendri encodes:
- a CDS encoding YtxH domain-containing protein, producing MNKVSRDLTFLLIGAATGTAIGLLYAPDRGKVTRDRLSYRLSKYREQVESMLDDLLHASEQPDNNSRDEGERVVNNAREKAEQLLADVDRLMAQIKQQNA from the coding sequence ATGAACAAAGTAAGCCGCGACCTAACTTTTCTGCTCATCGGTGCCGCCACGGGTACGGCAATCGGCCTGCTCTATGCCCCCGACCGGGGGAAAGTAACCCGCGACCGGCTGTCGTACCGGCTGTCGAAATACCGGGAGCAGGTTGAATCAATGCTTGATGATCTGCTGCACGCCAGCGAACAACCGGACAACAACTCGCGGGATGAGGGCGAACGCGTTGTAAACAATGCGCGCGAGAAAGCAGAGCAGCTGCTGGCCGACGTCGATCGGCTGATGGCACAAATCAAACAGCAGAACGCCTGA
- a CDS encoding ABC transporter ATP-binding protein — protein MKALSYLNKYLVKYKWYLIWGTVFTAISNLFGIFPAQLVRYALDLVRETLDTYHLYDGSTLQPALYSIFAFSLLLFAGGTLALALLKGFFLFLVRQTLIVMSRHIEYDLKNEIYDHYQTLPLSFYRQHNTGDLMARISEDVSKVRMYVGPSIMYGVNLIVLFILVITYMVSINARLSAYVLLPLPILSVLIYLVNNIIIRKSEEIQASLSKMSTYVQEAFSGIRVLKAFVQEQQSAARFEVESDTYRAKSLSLTKVDSLFFPIVAILVGLSNILVVYIGGQEIIAGRLTPGNITEFILYVNMLTWPVMALGWTTSQTQRAAASQARINEFLNIKTNIVSKKDINRSIQGEIDFRNVRFVYPDSGIVALHNFSMHVKAGETVAILGTTGSGKTTLANLLTRMYDVSSGEIRIDNTPIVDYNLTSLRSQMGYVPQDVFLFSETISNNVRFGRPDLPQARVEQAVRDADLYQNVIDFPEGFDTAVGERGVTLSGGQKQRLSIARAIARDPRILILDDCLSAVDTNTENIILNNLRRIMADRTSVIISHRVSSAKLADYIIMLDEGTIVEEGTQAELMARNGAFRELYEKQLQTEEV, from the coding sequence GTGAAAGCACTTTCCTACCTCAACAAATACCTCGTTAAGTATAAATGGTACCTGATCTGGGGTACGGTCTTTACGGCCATTTCCAACCTATTCGGTATCTTCCCTGCCCAACTCGTTCGGTACGCCCTCGACCTGGTGCGCGAAACACTCGACACCTACCATCTCTACGACGGCTCGACGCTGCAACCGGCACTGTACAGCATTTTCGCATTTAGCCTGCTGCTGTTTGCCGGGGGTACGCTGGCATTGGCCCTGCTGAAAGGTTTTTTCCTGTTCCTCGTCCGGCAGACGCTGATCGTGATGTCGCGGCACATCGAATACGACCTCAAAAACGAGATTTACGATCACTACCAGACCCTGCCGCTGAGTTTCTACCGGCAGCACAACACCGGCGACCTGATGGCGCGTATCTCGGAAGACGTCAGTAAAGTGCGGATGTACGTCGGGCCGAGTATCATGTACGGTGTCAACCTGATCGTGCTGTTTATCCTGGTCATTACGTACATGGTCAGCATCAACGCCCGGCTATCGGCCTACGTGCTGTTGCCGTTGCCGATTCTGTCAGTGCTGATTTATCTGGTCAATAACATCATCATCCGTAAGTCGGAGGAAATTCAGGCGAGCCTGTCGAAGATGTCGACTTATGTGCAGGAAGCGTTTTCGGGGATTCGGGTGCTGAAAGCCTTCGTTCAGGAACAACAATCAGCCGCGCGTTTTGAAGTCGAGAGCGACACGTACCGGGCTAAATCACTGAGTCTGACAAAAGTCGATTCGTTGTTCTTCCCCATCGTGGCCATTCTGGTTGGGCTGAGTAATATCCTCGTCGTGTATATCGGTGGTCAGGAAATCATCGCCGGTCGACTGACGCCGGGTAACATCACCGAGTTCATCCTGTACGTCAACATGCTGACCTGGCCCGTCATGGCTCTGGGCTGGACGACAAGTCAGACGCAACGGGCAGCCGCGTCGCAGGCTCGAATCAACGAGTTTCTTAATATCAAGACCAACATCGTATCGAAGAAGGATATCAACCGGTCAATTCAGGGCGAGATTGACTTTCGTAACGTCCGGTTTGTATATCCTGATTCGGGTATCGTCGCCCTGCACAACTTCTCGATGCATGTGAAGGCGGGCGAAACCGTCGCCATTCTTGGTACAACAGGTTCAGGAAAGACTACCCTCGCCAACCTGCTCACCCGGATGTACGATGTATCGTCGGGCGAGATCCGCATCGATAACACGCCCATCGTTGATTACAACCTGACCTCGTTGCGGAGTCAGATGGGCTACGTGCCGCAGGATGTTTTTCTGTTCTCGGAAACAATCAGCAACAACGTTCGCTTTGGCCGACCCGACCTGCCGCAGGCGCGTGTCGAGCAGGCCGTTCGCGACGCCGACTTGTACCAGAACGTGATCGATTTCCCCGAAGGCTTCGATACGGCCGTGGGTGAGCGGGGCGTTACGCTGTCGGGTGGACAGAAGCAGCGGTTGAGTATCGCCCGTGCCATCGCCCGCGACCCGCGCATCCTGATTCTGGACGACTGTCTATCAGCGGTTGACACGAACACAGAAAATATCATCCTGAACAACCTGCGCCGGATCATGGCCGACCGTACGTCGGTTATCATTTCGCACCGTGTATCGTCCGCCAAACTCGCCGACTACATCATCATGCTCGATGAGGGCACTATTGTTGAAGAAGGTACGCAGGCCGAATTGATGGCCCGCAACGGTGCCTTCCGCGAGCTGTACGAGAAGCAGTTACAGACCGAGGAGGTGTAA
- the yajC gene encoding preprotein translocase subunit YajC gives MYALLLQLSGGNSSMLANILLWGGIIIVFYFFMIRPQQKKQKDQKSFVDNLKKGDNVVTIGGLHGRIASVDSTTVQLDVDRGMKLTFEKSSISREATAKPVEEEKK, from the coding sequence ATGTACGCCTTATTACTACAACTGTCCGGAGGTAACTCGTCGATGCTGGCCAACATCCTGCTCTGGGGTGGTATCATCATCGTCTTTTACTTTTTCATGATTCGCCCGCAACAGAAAAAGCAGAAGGACCAGAAGAGCTTTGTCGACAACCTCAAGAAAGGCGACAACGTCGTTACGATCGGCGGTCTGCACGGACGCATTGCCTCCGTCGACAGCACAACGGTACAGCTCGACGTTGATCGGGGGATGAAATTGACCTTCGAGAAGTCGTCGATTTCGCGTGAGGCCACGGCCAAACCCGTCGAAGAAGAAAAGAAGTAG
- a CDS encoding metal-dependent hydrolase family protein, which translates to MLSETYLLKPDRVFDGETMHEGWVVRVNGDKIDAAGPAASVPANGAEVVELAGQTLLPGLIEGHSHLFLHPYNETPWDEQVLREARSLRTARATNHARKTLMAGFTTVRDLGTEGAEYDDVGLKQAINQGIIPGPRMVIVTKALIASGSYGPKSPSPDIQFPQGAEEADGHDALIRAVRSQIGKGADAIKIYADYRWGLMAEAKPTFTLDEIKLIVEVAKSSGRAAVAHASTAEGMRRAILGGCETIEHGDAGTPEIFALMKQHGTALCPTLAAGDAVSQYRGWKKGQEPEPARIREKRVTFKQALGAGVTICAGGDVGVFSHGDNARELLMMVDYGMKPLAVLRSVTSVNADVFHLADRGRVKAGLLADLVVVQGDPLADMNALRQVRLVVKGGSRYKP; encoded by the coding sequence ATGCTGTCTGAGACATACCTGCTCAAGCCCGACCGCGTGTTTGATGGCGAGACGATGCACGAGGGCTGGGTCGTTCGGGTAAATGGTGATAAAATTGACGCGGCCGGACCAGCAGCCAGCGTACCGGCAAATGGCGCGGAAGTCGTTGAGTTGGCCGGGCAGACGCTGTTGCCGGGGCTGATCGAAGGGCATTCCCACCTGTTTCTGCATCCGTATAACGAAACGCCGTGGGACGAGCAGGTGCTGCGCGAAGCCCGATCACTCCGCACGGCGCGGGCTACCAATCATGCCCGAAAAACGCTGATGGCTGGTTTTACCACTGTGCGCGACCTGGGCACGGAAGGAGCCGAATACGACGATGTTGGGCTGAAACAGGCCATCAATCAGGGCATTATTCCGGGGCCGCGTATGGTCATCGTGACGAAGGCCCTGATCGCATCGGGTAGCTACGGACCGAAAAGCCCTAGCCCCGACATCCAGTTTCCGCAGGGGGCCGAAGAAGCCGACGGGCACGATGCACTGATTCGGGCGGTACGGTCGCAGATTGGCAAAGGGGCCGACGCGATAAAAATCTATGCTGACTACCGCTGGGGCCTGATGGCCGAAGCGAAGCCGACGTTCACGCTCGACGAAATTAAACTCATCGTGGAGGTGGCAAAAAGCAGCGGTCGGGCGGCAGTGGCACACGCCAGTACGGCCGAGGGTATGCGTCGGGCCATTCTGGGCGGCTGCGAAACCATCGAACATGGTGATGCCGGAACACCCGAGATTTTTGCCTTGATGAAACAACATGGTACGGCGCTTTGCCCCACGCTGGCGGCTGGCGACGCGGTGAGTCAGTACCGGGGGTGGAAGAAAGGGCAAGAACCCGAACCCGCCCGCATCCGCGAGAAACGCGTGACGTTCAAACAGGCCCTCGGCGCGGGCGTAACCATCTGCGCGGGGGGCGATGTTGGTGTGTTCAGTCACGGCGACAACGCCCGCGAATTGCTGATGATGGTCGACTACGGGATGAAACCGCTGGCGGTGCTGCGCTCCGTAACCTCAGTCAATGCCGACGTGTTTCACCTGGCCGATCGGGGGCGCGTCAAAGCCGGATTGCTGGCTGATCTGGTGGTGGTT
- a CDS encoding DUF3761 domain-containing protein, which translates to MRHLLYLTTFLLGFTDPSSANIAVTNPVHIVAHRPSPRHIRHRSTRTSAYHYYRNSAGSRVQSPTFYSVPPAGATAECRDGSYSFSQSHRGTCSRHGGVKRWL; encoded by the coding sequence ATGCGTCATCTGCTCTATCTCACCACTTTTCTACTCGGCTTCACTGATCCATCATCGGCCAACATAGCCGTTACCAACCCGGTCCACATAGTTGCTCACCGGCCTTCTCCCCGGCACATTCGGCATCGCAGTACGCGCACAAGTGCTTACCACTATTACCGAAACAGCGCAGGTAGTCGGGTCCAGTCGCCAACCTTCTATTCAGTTCCCCCGGCGGGCGCAACGGCCGAATGTCGCGACGGTTCGTACAGTTTCAGTCAGTCGCACCGGGGCACCTGCTCGCGTCATGGCGGGGTAAAACGGTGGCTATGA
- a CDS encoding DUF1573 domain-containing protein, which yields MRVSNWFFVLAIAGLGLSSCDNRQQAKEAQASVSAKMPKITFEQKGVYDFGTLTEGDTVEHAFAFKNTGEFPLIINNITASCGCTTPEWPREPIAPGASSTIRVRFNSRGKSGEQNKTVTIFANTEPSMTDLQFKALVNSKEVTAKN from the coding sequence ATGCGCGTATCGAACTGGTTTTTCGTACTGGCTATTGCCGGTCTTGGGCTTAGCAGCTGCGATAACCGACAGCAGGCGAAGGAAGCACAAGCCAGCGTTTCGGCTAAAATGCCGAAAATCACCTTTGAGCAAAAAGGTGTTTACGACTTCGGCACCCTGACCGAAGGCGACACGGTCGAACATGCGTTTGCCTTTAAAAACACGGGTGAGTTTCCGCTGATTATCAATAACATCACGGCGTCGTGCGGCTGTACCACGCCCGAGTGGCCCCGCGAGCCGATAGCCCCCGGTGCCAGTTCAACGATTCGCGTTCGGTTCAACAGCCGGGGCAAAAGTGGCGAACAGAACAAAACGGTCACGATATTTGCCAACACCGAACCGTCGATGACCGACCTGCAATTCAAGGCTCTCGTCAACTCGAAGGAGGTTACGGCCAAAAACTAA
- the uvrA gene encoding excinuclease ABC subunit UvrA, whose amino-acid sequence MTTEETTQLNDIDLTGYEQIEVLGAREHNLKNIDVTIPRNKLVVVTGISGSGKSSLAFDTIYAEGQRRYMESFSAYARSFIGDMERPDVDKINGLSPVISIEQKTTSKNPRSTVGTTTEIYDFLRLLYARAGEAFSYITGRKMERQSQDQIIDTILEQYNGQKLTLLAPVIKGRKGHYRELFVQIAKMGYTKVRVDGVVQDIVPKMQFDRYKIHDIEIVIDRIVPKADDRYRLSQSVQTALKQGKGAMQMLDGDGQLVYFSQNLMDPESGISYDEPSPNSFSFNSPYGACPVCNGLGVIEEITEDSVIPDKSLSVSRGAIAPLGEYRELWIFKEIEAILKKYKLSLSTPVSKYPDDLLYALMYGTEADVVDPSKKQYEADHFSFKFEGIVNFLKRQQENSTDKIQEWIKDFMVVKTCPECHGARLKKESLFFKIDKKNISELARMDISELTAWFDGVETRLTDRQNVIGKEILKEIRKRIGFLVDIGLDYLTLDRSLRTLSGGEAQRIRLATQIGTQLVGVLYIMDEPSIGLHQRDNVKLIDSLKNLRDLGNTVLVVEHDKDMMLESDFILDIGPGAGRHGGQVVGIGTPDEFIQNGSTTADYLSGRRAIAVPAERRKGNGKFLLIKNATGHNLKNVTLKLPLGRMISITGVSGSGKSSLIHETLFPILNRHFYKSKREPLAFKTVDGLEHLDKVIEVDQSPIGRTPRSNPATYTGMFSEIRTLFAELPEAKIRGYKPGRFSFNVKGGRCEDCEGAGMKKVEMEFLPDVHVLCETCKGKRFNRETLEVRFKGKSIADVLDMTVEQGLEFFASQPKILRKVTTLNDVGLGYITLGQHATTLSGGEAQRVKLAEELSKKDTGKTLYILDEPTTGLHFQDIAHLLDVLNKLADKGNTVLIIEHNLDVIKVSDHVIDLGPEGGNKGGQIIAEGTPEKVAEAKGSYTGKFLKLEMAG is encoded by the coding sequence GTGACGACCGAAGAAACGACTCAACTGAACGATATTGACCTGACCGGCTACGAGCAAATCGAAGTGCTGGGGGCTCGCGAACACAACTTAAAGAACATTGACGTCACGATTCCCCGCAACAAGCTGGTGGTCGTGACGGGCATCAGCGGTAGCGGCAAATCATCGCTGGCGTTCGATACTATTTATGCCGAAGGCCAACGCCGGTACATGGAGAGCTTCTCGGCTTATGCCCGCTCGTTTATCGGTGATATGGAACGGCCTGACGTCGACAAGATCAACGGCCTGAGTCCGGTGATTTCGATCGAGCAGAAGACGACCTCGAAAAACCCCCGCTCCACGGTCGGCACCACGACCGAGATTTACGACTTTCTGCGATTGCTCTACGCCCGCGCCGGGGAAGCGTTCTCGTATATAACCGGCCGGAAGATGGAGCGGCAGTCGCAGGATCAGATCATCGATACGATTCTGGAGCAGTACAACGGGCAGAAGCTGACGCTGCTGGCACCGGTCATCAAAGGACGTAAGGGGCATTACCGCGAACTGTTCGTGCAGATCGCCAAGATGGGCTACACCAAAGTGCGCGTCGACGGGGTGGTGCAGGACATCGTGCCGAAGATGCAGTTCGACCGGTACAAAATCCACGATATCGAAATTGTTATCGACCGCATCGTGCCCAAAGCTGACGACCGCTACCGGTTGAGTCAGTCGGTGCAGACGGCGCTGAAGCAGGGCAAAGGCGCGATGCAGATGCTCGACGGGGATGGTCAATTGGTGTATTTCTCGCAGAATCTGATGGACCCCGAGTCGGGCATCAGCTACGACGAACCGTCACCAAACTCGTTCTCGTTCAACTCGCCCTATGGAGCCTGTCCGGTCTGTAACGGGCTGGGTGTGATCGAAGAAATCACAGAAGATTCGGTTATTCCTGATAAGTCGCTGAGTGTAAGCCGGGGTGCTATTGCACCGCTGGGTGAATACCGCGAGCTGTGGATTTTCAAGGAGATCGAAGCAATTCTGAAAAAATACAAACTGAGTCTGAGTACGCCCGTCAGCAAGTATCCCGATGATTTGCTGTATGCGCTGATGTACGGTACGGAAGCGGACGTGGTCGACCCATCGAAGAAGCAGTACGAAGCAGACCACTTCAGTTTCAAGTTCGAGGGGATTGTCAACTTTCTGAAGCGGCAGCAGGAGAACTCCACCGACAAAATTCAGGAGTGGATTAAAGACTTCATGGTCGTCAAGACCTGCCCGGAGTGCCACGGTGCCCGGCTGAAAAAAGAGTCGCTGTTCTTCAAGATCGACAAGAAGAACATATCGGAACTGGCCCGCATGGACATTTCGGAACTGACCGCCTGGTTCGATGGCGTGGAAACTCGCCTGACCGACCGGCAGAACGTGATCGGTAAGGAAATCCTGAAAGAAATCCGTAAGCGCATCGGCTTTCTGGTCGACATCGGGCTGGATTATCTGACGCTCGACCGCTCGTTACGGACGTTGTCGGGTGGGGAAGCGCAGCGGATACGGCTGGCCACGCAGATCGGTACGCAACTCGTCGGGGTGTTGTACATCATGGACGAACCGAGCATCGGTCTGCATCAGCGCGACAACGTGAAACTGATCGATTCGCTAAAAAACCTGCGCGATCTGGGCAACACGGTGTTGGTCGTGGAGCACGACAAAGACATGATGCTTGAGTCCGACTTTATCCTCGACATTGGCCCCGGCGCGGGTCGGCATGGCGGGCAGGTTGTCGGTATCGGTACACCCGATGAGTTTATTCAGAACGGCAGCACCACCGCCGACTACCTGAGCGGTCGCCGGGCGATTGCCGTACCGGCCGAACGACGCAAGGGTAACGGTAAGTTTTTGCTCATCAAAAACGCGACGGGTCACAACCTGAAAAACGTGACACTGAAACTGCCGCTTGGCCGGATGATCAGCATCACGGGCGTTTCGGGTAGTGGTAAATCGTCGTTGATTCACGAGACGCTGTTCCCAATTCTGAACCGGCATTTTTATAAGTCGAAGCGGGAGCCGCTTGCGTTCAAAACCGTCGACGGACTAGAGCACCTGGACAAAGTAATCGAGGTCGATCAGTCGCCGATTGGTCGGACGCCCCGCTCAAATCCGGCCACCTACACGGGTATGTTCTCCGAGATTCGCACGTTGTTCGCCGAATTGCCCGAAGCCAAAATTCGCGGATATAAACCCGGTCGGTTCTCGTTCAACGTGAAGGGTGGCCGCTGCGAAGATTGCGAAGGCGCGGGTATGAAAAAGGTCGAGATGGAGTTTCTGCCCGATGTTCACGTGCTGTGCGAAACCTGCAAAGGTAAACGCTTTAACCGCGAAACGCTGGAAGTGCGCTTCAAGGGCAAGTCCATTGCCGATGTACTCGACATGACCGTTGAGCAGGGGCTGGAATTCTTCGCGAGTCAACCCAAAATTCTGCGAAAAGTAACGACGCTGAATGACGTGGGGCTGGGGTATATCACGTTGGGGCAACACGCGACAACGCTGTCGGGTGGCGAAGCCCAGCGGGTAAAACTGGCCGAGGAACTGTCGAAGAAAGACACTGGTAAAACGCTGTACATCCTCGACGAACCAACCACCGGCCTGCACTTTCAGGACATTGCTCACCTGCTCGACGTGCTGAACAAGCTCGCCGACAAGGGCAACACCGTGCTGATTATCGAACACAATCTGGATGTCATCAAAGTATCCGATCACGTTATCGACCTGGGGCCGGAAGGCGGCAACAAAGGTGGTCAGATCATCGCCGAAGGCACGCCCGAAAAAGTCGCTGAAGCGAAAGGCAGCTATACTGGCAAGTTCCTGAAACTGGAGATGGCTGGTTGA
- a CDS encoding type II toxin-antitoxin system VapC family toxin → MRVLIDTQILIWFFEGNKSLPANIQSLITNADNEVCVSQISLFEIAIKLKIGGRLTLKRGLDGLIQDCRSEAIHVLSITDNHLLAYEKIPFFDDHRDPFDRLILATALAEQMPVVSADEKFTRYRDVVELIW, encoded by the coding sequence ATGCGTGTATTAATTGACACACAAATACTGATTTGGTTCTTCGAAGGAAATAAATCGCTCCCTGCCAACATACAGAGTCTAATTACCAATGCCGACAACGAGGTATGCGTAAGCCAAATCAGTCTGTTTGAGATAGCCATAAAGCTGAAGATCGGTGGCCGTCTGACGCTTAAAAGAGGACTGGATGGGTTGATTCAGGACTGCCGCAGCGAAGCCATACATGTACTATCAATTACCGACAATCATCTTCTGGCTTACGAAAAAATTCCTTTCTTTGACGACCACCGCGACCCGTTCGACCGGCTGATTCTGGCAACGGCACTAGCCGAGCAAATGCCAGTTGTTTCGGCCGACGAGAAGTTCACGCGCTACCGGGATGTAGTGGAACTGATCTGGTAA
- a CDS encoding HNH endonuclease, with translation MTKSPNWTREELILAFNLYLKLDFGKMHKGNPEVIKLAGILGRRTPDSVAMRLTNFASVDPYHQKRGVKGMTGGYNQVKPIWNEFNSNRENLVYESEQILANYKNETIEEAYSELTFDLTGLKGEVKDRIVKVRINQSVFRQMILKTYENRCAVSGIDIPELLVAGHIMPWSVSEQERLNPENGICLSNLYDRAYEKGLICIDTDHRILISKQLKEKKNKDYYIRFFEKFENQAITIPKSYQPRKEFLEYRLERFEK, from the coding sequence ATGACAAAATCGCCCAACTGGACACGCGAAGAATTGATCCTGGCCTTTAATCTATATCTGAAATTGGATTTCGGAAAAATGCATAAAGGCAATCCCGAAGTAATAAAATTAGCTGGCATTTTAGGACGTCGAACGCCTGACTCTGTTGCAATGCGGCTCACCAACTTCGCTAGTGTCGATCCTTATCATCAGAAACGTGGTGTCAAAGGAATGACTGGAGGATATAATCAAGTCAAACCGATATGGAATGAGTTCAATAGCAATCGAGAAAATCTAGTATACGAAAGCGAACAGATTTTAGCCAATTACAAAAACGAAACAATTGAAGAAGCTTACTCAGAATTAACGTTTGACCTAACCGGATTGAAAGGGGAAGTCAAAGACAGGATTGTCAAAGTTCGTATCAATCAAAGTGTTTTCAGGCAAATGATTCTGAAAACGTATGAGAACCGGTGTGCTGTTTCCGGCATTGACATACCAGAGTTGTTAGTTGCAGGGCATATAATGCCGTGGTCAGTGAGTGAACAGGAGCGATTAAATCCCGAAAACGGAATCTGCCTTTCAAACCTGTATGACAGAGCGTACGAAAAGGGATTGATATGCATCGATACAGATCATAGAATACTCATTTCCAAACAGTTGAAAGAGAAAAAGAATAAGGATTACTATATCCGCTTTTTTGAGAAATTTGAAAATCAAGCCATCACGATTCCAAAATCGTATCAACCAAGAAAAGAGTTTTTAGAATACAGGCTTGAGCGTTTCGAGAAGTAA
- the nusB gene encoding transcription antitermination factor NusB gives MQALYALRQAEFSNQQLAHDGIADLFQPDLNSMLPQDKRQLEGNRQLAALLFDEAIKTNQPAQDDDAPKAVLKAANDGLVFYRIRTQKDRQHLAQLMIRQVNGIYDDYLRVMTLLVALGQAARTDRDRRYRDVDEAPFPFESDFSENTVVQALTAHQPLQDEAIRHSISWTDDMGFVRKALKEVLKNDETYRAYCEQRTHTADEDQALVQYVLRTLVFKHEIIRDHLAEIDLSWAENSEVVRGLAIRTLKSVQSVAGLQLEPLTDDWEEDELFLNTLYEQSLKNDADYEQLLAEQLKNWDVERVAILDRIILKLAVCELLSFPNIPVKVTINEYIELAKAYSTPKSGKFVNGILDNLSEKLMASGRLRKSGRGLLDNK, from the coding sequence ATGCAGGCGTTGTACGCGCTTCGGCAGGCCGAATTTTCCAATCAGCAATTGGCCCACGACGGTATTGCTGACTTGTTTCAACCCGACCTCAACTCGATGCTGCCGCAGGATAAGCGGCAACTCGAAGGAAATCGCCAGTTGGCTGCGCTCCTCTTTGACGAAGCGATTAAGACCAATCAGCCCGCGCAGGACGACGACGCGCCCAAAGCCGTGCTGAAAGCCGCCAACGACGGCCTTGTTTTCTACCGAATCCGTACCCAGAAAGACCGCCAGCACCTCGCCCAGCTGATGATCCGGCAGGTAAACGGCATCTACGACGACTACCTCCGCGTGATGACGCTGCTCGTCGCGCTTGGACAAGCTGCCCGCACCGACCGCGACCGTCGGTACCGCGACGTCGACGAAGCACCGTTCCCATTTGAATCCGATTTCAGCGAAAATACCGTCGTGCAGGCACTGACGGCCCATCAGCCGTTGCAGGACGAAGCCATTCGGCACAGTATTTCCTGGACCGACGACATGGGCTTCGTCCGGAAAGCACTGAAAGAAGTGCTGAAGAACGACGAAACGTACCGGGCGTATTGCGAGCAGCGCACCCACACCGCTGATGAAGATCAGGCACTGGTACAGTATGTGTTGCGGACGCTGGTTTTCAAACACGAAATCATCCGCGATCACCTGGCCGAAATCGACCTGAGCTGGGCCGAAAACAGCGAAGTTGTACGGGGACTGGCCATTCGAACGCTGAAATCAGTACAAAGCGTGGCGGGTTTGCAGCTCGAACCGCTCACCGACGACTGGGAGGAAGACGAACTGTTTCTGAACACGCTGTATGAGCAATCGCTTAAAAACGATGCCGATTACGAGCAGTTGCTGGCCGAACAATTGAAGAACTGGGACGTTGAACGGGTAGCTATCCTCGACCGGATCATTCTGAAACTGGCTGTTTGCGAACTGCTTAGTTTTCCGAACATTCCCGTCAAGGTCACGATCAACGAATATATCGAATTGGCCAAAGCGTACAGTACGCCCAAAAGCGGTAAGTTTGTCAACGGAATACTGGATAATCTGTCCGAAAAACTCATGGCGTCGGGTCGCCTGCGCAAGAGTGGCCGGGGATTACTGGATAATAAATAG
- a CDS encoding REP-associated tyrosine transposase encodes MLHTDFYRSRLPHIQPLGGTFFVTTRLYGSVPQIEKQRLSEDFLLRKQQIIARRDHTPDELDRLTRQYFAAYETILEKSNFGPKWLAVNAIAEQIARALHYFDAKRYELIAYCLMSNHVHVVFTLNDEAVSLQQVMHSLKSFTASKCNELLDRTGAFWEHESYDRLVRDRAELHRIVQYVLHNPVKAGLCQCWQDWKWTYIKPEYNDFT; translated from the coding sequence ATGCTCCACACCGACTTTTACCGCTCCCGTTTACCACACATCCAACCATTGGGCGGTACGTTTTTCGTGACTACACGGTTATATGGTTCTGTGCCGCAGATCGAAAAGCAGCGTCTGTCAGAAGATTTTTTACTCCGTAAACAACAGATCATCGCTCGACGCGACCACACGCCTGACGAACTAGACAGATTGACCAGACAGTACTTCGCTGCTTACGAAACGATACTTGAGAAATCGAACTTTGGCCCTAAGTGGTTAGCTGTTAATGCGATAGCGGAACAGATTGCTAGGGCACTTCACTATTTCGATGCAAAACGGTATGAGCTGATCGCGTACTGCCTGATGTCGAATCATGTTCACGTTGTCTTCACGCTCAATGATGAAGCAGTGTCGCTGCAACAGGTAATGCACAGCCTGAAGAGCTTTACCGCCAGTAAGTGCAATGAACTGTTGGATCGAACGGGCGCATTTTGGGAGCACGAGAGCTACGACCGGCTTGTGCGTGATCGCGCCGAACTACATCGCATTGTACAATACGTTTTGCATAACCCGGTCAAGGCTGGTTTGTGCCAATGTTGGCAGGACTGGAAGTGGACGTATATCAAACCCGAATACAATGATTTTACATAA